Proteins encoded by one window of Epinephelus moara isolate mb chromosome 18, YSFRI_EMoa_1.0, whole genome shotgun sequence:
- the LOC126404898 gene encoding alpha-2,8-sialyltransferase 8E-like, which translates to MRRQTLKSLCFLVFTLLCLGTLLITLIRSKVDNNNVTSHRPPRHKKSHPSPIELCKRCEKAIEKVKEIYPKTWKKQEYNYQKFRLQLSSECNGFDKAIITQANTPVGSKIVYDGEKRRSLNVTSWIFSIFAKEHPFQNKTRDTCAVVGNGGILSDSSCGKMIDSAQFVIRCNLPPLKNYEEDVGIKTDLVTANPTILKKKYGALNGYRRPFVESLRTYGNSLLLLPAFSFGFSTSVCLRTAYTTSDFGSPIRSVFFNPDYLQCLTRFWRAQRLREARLSSGLMMVSLALELCTNVHLYGFWPFSNHPHGHYALTNHYYDDKKASGFHSMPAEFDLLLQLHSQGVLRLHLGDCKSGEK; encoded by the exons ATGAGGCGACAGACTCTAAAGTCACTGTGCTTTTTGGTATTTACTCTCCTCTGTTTGGGAACCCTGCTCATCACTCTCATCAGGTCCAAGGTTGACAACAA CAACGTGACGTCCCACAGACCGCCTCGCCACAAGAAAAGCCACCCTTCACCCATTGAACTCTGTAAACGCTGCGA GAAGGCCATTGAAAAAGTAAAAGAGATTTATCCTAAAACCTGGAAGAAGCAGGAGTACAATTACCAGAAATTCAG ATTACAGCTGAGCTCTGAGTGCAATGGTTTTGACAAGGCCATCATTACTCAGGCCAACACTCCGGTGGGATCCAAGATTGTGTATGACGGGGAAAAGAGGAGATCCCTCAACGTGACGTCGTGGATTTTCAGCATCTTCGCAAAG GAGCatccttttcaaaacaaaacacggGACACGTGTGCTGTTGTTGGAAATGGAGGGATCCTGAGCGACAGCAGCTGTGGAAAGATGATCGATTCAGCTCAGTTTGTTATCAG GTGCAACCTACCTCCTTTGAAAAACTATGAGGAAGATGTGGGCATCAAGACTGACCTTGTGACAGCAAACCCAACAATCCTCAAAAAGAA GTACGGGGCTCTAAATGGGTATCGACGACCGTTTGTGGAGAGTCTGCGTACCTACGGCAACTCACTGCTGCTCCTTCCCGCCTTCTCTTTTGGCTTCTCCACTTCTGTGTGCCTACGGACTGCCTACACAACTTCGGACTTTGGAAGCCCCATACGGTCTGTCTTCTTCAACCCTGATTACCTCCAGTGTCTAACCCGCTTCTGGCGCGCCCAACGCCTAAGAGAAGCACGGCTCAGTAGCGGACTAATGATGGTTAGCCTTGCACTGGAACTCTGTACCAACGTGCATCTGTACGGGTTCTGGCCCTTTAGCAATCACCCACATGGACACTATGCGCTGACTAACCACTACTATGATGACAAAAAAGCTAGCGGATTCCATTCAATGCCGGCTGAGTTTGACCTCTTGTTGCAGCTGCACAGTCAGGGGGTGCTCAGGCTTCATCTGGGAGACTGCAAATCAGGTGAAAAGTAG